The Comamonas sp. GB3 AK4-5 genome includes a region encoding these proteins:
- a CDS encoding Smr/MutS family protein, translating into MKAKSLQELQPLRQALAQAAARAEAERQRRLELERRRRAEQTLFQDYVGEVLPLRSASNQCWQPPEPPPPEPMQFVLDEQRVLHEAMSDAFDVSTLLDVDDQLSFRRPGIGTEVTHKLRGGQWSIQRQLDLHGLRVDEAREALGQFIRLSHRTGLRCVRVVHGKGLGSPGKTPVLKGRVQSWLVQKKEVLAFVQARPAEGGAGALVVLLQPSKRWVPGG; encoded by the coding sequence ATGAAAGCCAAATCCCTCCAGGAACTGCAGCCGCTGCGCCAGGCGCTGGCGCAAGCAGCCGCACGCGCCGAGGCCGAGCGCCAGCGCCGCCTGGAGCTGGAACGCCGCCGGCGCGCCGAGCAAACCCTGTTCCAGGACTATGTGGGCGAGGTGCTGCCGCTGCGCAGCGCCAGCAACCAATGCTGGCAGCCGCCCGAACCGCCCCCGCCCGAGCCCATGCAGTTTGTGCTGGACGAGCAGCGCGTGCTGCACGAAGCCATGAGCGATGCCTTCGACGTCAGCACCCTGCTGGACGTGGATGACCAGCTCAGCTTTCGCCGCCCCGGCATTGGCACGGAGGTGACCCACAAGCTGCGCGGTGGGCAATGGAGCATCCAGCGCCAGCTGGACCTGCACGGTCTGCGCGTGGACGAGGCCCGCGAGGCCCTGGGCCAATTCATACGCCTGTCGCACCGCACCGGCCTGCGCTGCGTGCGCGTGGTGCATGGCAAAGGCCTGGGCTCGCCGGGCAAGACCCCGGTGCTCAAGGGCCGGGTGCAAAGCTGGCTGGTGCAGAAGAAAGAGGTACTGGCCTTTGTGCAGGCCCGCCCGGCCGAAGGCGGGGCCGGCGCCCTGGTGGTGCTGCTGCAACCCAGCAAGCGCTGGGTGCCGGGCGGCTGA
- a CDS encoding transcriptional regulator: MKTPTSEQRLLLEQLRHVADGLGQTLAPFCEVVLHDLLDPAHAVLALHNGLSGRAVGDPTTEMGRARIHDSDYAQVIANYPNQFADGRQVKSSSIGIKDSEGRYVAALCLNVDLTLFQGFQSMLQQFTAVTGSAPTTESLEPPGGDAIRARIDQFAARLATTPRALRPEDRRALLQELRAAGLLELRRAMDTIAAHLGVSRATVYSDVRPSAPSSSAASGDPI, translated from the coding sequence ATGAAAACGCCTACTTCCGAACAACGCTTGCTGCTGGAGCAGTTGCGCCATGTGGCCGACGGGCTGGGGCAGACGCTGGCCCCTTTTTGCGAAGTGGTGCTGCATGACCTGCTGGACCCGGCGCATGCGGTGCTGGCGCTGCACAACGGCCTGTCCGGCCGCGCCGTGGGGGACCCCACCACCGAGATGGGGCGGGCGCGCATCCATGACAGCGATTACGCGCAGGTCATTGCCAACTACCCCAACCAGTTTGCGGATGGCCGCCAGGTCAAAAGCAGCTCGATCGGCATCAAGGACAGCGAAGGCCGCTATGTGGCGGCGCTGTGCCTGAATGTGGATCTGACGCTGTTCCAGGGCTTTCAAAGCATGTTGCAGCAGTTCACGGCCGTCACCGGCAGCGCGCCCACCACGGAGTCGCTGGAGCCACCGGGCGGCGACGCCATCCGCGCCCGCATCGACCAATTTGCCGCCCGCCTGGCCACCACGCCACGCGCCCTGCGCCCCGAAGACCGGCGTGCCCTGCTGCAGGAGCTGCGTGCAGCCGGCCTGCTGGAGCTGCGCCGCGCCATGGACACCATCGCCGCCCACCTGGGCGTGTCGCGGGCCACGGTGTACAGCGATGTGCGGCCCAGCGCCCCGTCTTCCTCCGCCGCATCTGGCGATCCGATCTGA
- a CDS encoding ABC transporter permease, with the protein MHLSSVWRLAWRSLWRDARAGELRLLAVAVALAVAALTSVAFFANRLEGGLQRDARQLLGGDVVIASDNAPPPLFAQQAQQRGMRTVQTLSFPTMGRSTDAQGGAARLVALKVVDAGYPLRGALQTALAADQPGAITQDIPAPGEAWVDAPLLTALELNVGDTLLLGDARLRIARVITLEPDRGAGFLGFAPRVMIAAADIAATGLVQPASRINWRLAVAGDDEKTIAAYAQWAGVEAEKTIYHGLRVESMDSGRPEMKQTLERAEKFLNLVALLAALLSAVAVALAARSFAARHLDAAAMLRVLGLPQRRIAGAYALEFTAVGLAASAVGVLLGWAVHHVFVWLLAGLVEAGLPAPDGWPVVFGLGMGLTLLLAFGLPPVLQLAQVPPLRVMRRELGALKPASLGVLGLGVMGFAALLMAVSRDAKLGSIAVGGFAAATLLFAGLAWLAVRSLRALVNEATAPRWLVLATRQISARPGYAVVQVSSLAVGLLALVLLVLLRTDLIASWRAATPPDAPNRFVINIQPDQAQDFQAALSRAGVAHYDWYPMIRGRLVAVNGRAISPADYVEERAQRMVDREFNLSNALQSPMHNPITAGRWTPGEQDGASVEEGIAKTLGLHLGDTLVFDMGGIQHAARITSLRKVDWGSMRANFFVMFPVAQLDDVATTYLAAYRAPAAPGFDNALVRDFPNITNVDMSATLAQVQRVLEQVVRAVEFLFAFTLAAGLVVLFAAVTATREERARDYALMRAMGASGRLLRQVQRAELVGVGLLAGLLASGMALAVGWALARWVFDFAWTAPLWVPLAGAVAGGCLALLAGWWGLREVLQRPVMATLREAAE; encoded by the coding sequence ATGCATTTATCTTCTGTGTGGCGTTTGGCCTGGCGCAGCTTGTGGCGTGATGCCCGTGCGGGTGAGTTGCGGCTGTTGGCCGTGGCGGTGGCTCTGGCTGTGGCGGCGCTGACTTCGGTGGCGTTTTTTGCCAACCGCCTCGAAGGTGGTTTGCAGCGTGATGCGCGCCAGCTGCTGGGGGGCGATGTGGTGATTGCCAGCGACAACGCACCGCCGCCGCTGTTTGCCCAGCAGGCTCAGCAGCGGGGCATGCGTACGGTGCAGACCCTGAGCTTTCCCACCATGGGCCGCTCCACGGATGCGCAAGGCGGCGCTGCACGCCTGGTGGCCTTGAAGGTGGTGGACGCCGGCTACCCATTGCGTGGCGCGCTGCAGACCGCCTTGGCTGCAGACCAGCCGGGCGCCATCACGCAAGATATTCCCGCCCCCGGTGAAGCCTGGGTGGATGCGCCCTTGCTCACCGCGCTGGAGCTGAACGTGGGCGATACCTTGCTGCTGGGTGACGCCCGCCTGCGCATTGCCCGGGTCATCACGCTGGAGCCGGACCGGGGTGCCGGCTTTCTGGGCTTTGCGCCGCGCGTGATGATTGCGGCCGCCGACATCGCCGCCACCGGCCTGGTGCAGCCGGCCAGCCGCATCAACTGGCGCCTGGCCGTGGCCGGGGATGATGAAAAAACCATAGCGGCCTATGCCCAGTGGGCCGGCGTAGAAGCCGAAAAAACCATTTACCACGGCCTGCGCGTGGAAAGCATGGACAGCGGCCGCCCCGAGATGAAGCAGACCCTGGAGAGGGCCGAGAAATTCCTGAACCTGGTGGCCTTGCTGGCCGCGCTGTTGTCCGCCGTGGCCGTGGCCCTGGCCGCGCGCAGTTTTGCGGCCCGTCATTTGGATGCGGCCGCCATGCTGCGCGTGCTGGGCCTGCCGCAGCGGCGCATTGCCGGCGCCTACGCGCTGGAGTTCACGGCCGTGGGCCTGGCGGCCAGTGCCGTGGGCGTGCTGCTGGGCTGGGCCGTGCACCATGTGTTTGTCTGGTTGCTGGCAGGGCTGGTGGAGGCCGGCCTGCCGGCGCCCGATGGCTGGCCCGTGGTGTTTGGTCTGGGCATGGGCCTCACGCTGCTGCTGGCCTTTGGCCTGCCGCCGGTGTTGCAACTGGCCCAGGTGCCGCCGCTGCGCGTGATGCGCCGTGAGCTAGGCGCGCTCAAGCCAGCATCGCTGGGCGTGCTAGGCCTGGGCGTGATGGGTTTTGCCGCGCTCTTGATGGCAGTGAGCCGCGATGCCAAGCTGGGCAGCATTGCCGTGGGCGGCTTTGCGGCTGCCACGCTGCTCTTTGCCGGCCTGGCCTGGCTGGCGGTGCGCAGTCTGCGCGCCCTGGTGAACGAGGCCACGGCCCCGCGCTGGCTGGTGCTGGCCACGCGCCAGATTTCGGCACGCCCTGGCTATGCCGTGGTACAGGTCAGCAGCCTGGCCGTGGGCCTGCTGGCCCTGGTGTTGCTGGTGCTGCTGCGCACCGACTTGATTGCCAGCTGGCGTGCGGCCACGCCGCCGGATGCGCCCAACCGCTTTGTCATCAACATCCAGCCCGATCAGGCCCAGGACTTTCAGGCCGCGCTGTCGCGTGCCGGCGTGGCGCATTACGACTGGTATCCCATGATTCGCGGGCGCCTGGTGGCGGTCAATGGCAGGGCCATCAGCCCTGCTGACTATGTCGAAGAGCGTGCCCAGCGCATGGTGGACCGGGAGTTCAATCTCTCCAACGCCCTGCAATCACCCATGCACAACCCCATCACCGCCGGCCGCTGGACGCCGGGCGAGCAAGATGGCGCCAGCGTGGAAGAAGGCATTGCCAAGACCCTGGGTCTGCACCTGGGCGATACCCTGGTCTTTGATATGGGCGGCATCCAGCATGCCGCGCGCATCACCAGCTTGCGCAAGGTGGACTGGGGCAGCATGCGGGCCAACTTTTTTGTCATGTTCCCGGTGGCGCAGCTGGACGATGTGGCCACCACCTATTTGGCGGCCTACCGCGCGCCCGCTGCGCCTGGCTTTGACAACGCCCTGGTGCGCGACTTTCCCAACATCACCAATGTGGACATGAGTGCCACCCTGGCCCAGGTGCAGCGCGTGCTGGAGCAGGTGGTGCGTGCGGTGGAGTTTTTGTTTGCCTTCACCCTGGCCGCCGGCCTGGTGGTGCTGTTTGCCGCCGTCACCGCCACGCGCGAGGAGCGCGCCCGTGACTATGCGCTGATGCGGGCCATGGGCGCTTCGGGCCGCTTGCTGCGCCAGGTGCAGCGGGCCGAGCTGGTCGGCGTGGGCCTGCTGGCCGGGCTGCTGGCCAGCGGCATGGCCCTGGCCGTGGGCTGGGCCCTGGCGCGCTGGGTGTTTGACTTTGCCTGGACCGCACCGCTGTGGGTGCCACTGGCGGGTGCCGTGGCCGGTGGCTGCCTGGCGCTGCTGGCCGGCTGGTGGGGTCTGCGCGAAGTGTTGCAACGCCCGGTGATGGCCACGCTGCGCGAGGCGGCCGAATGA
- a CDS encoding esterase-like activity of phytase family protein: MKQWQTGWILGLLPLLAACTAQPVAPTAWVCNGSAAPCVRAIGMQTLARGMDYQGTTVGGLSAIDYDPAHDRWLLLSDDRSAHQPARFYTAQIRYSARQLEPVQLTGVVLLQAPDGLPYPSARQARVQLAVPDPEAARWAPGGDSLLWTSEGDPAHGHPPQWLEHHSDGRWLRERPLPALLSGPWKGQSGPRNNGTLEGMALSPDGRTTWLAMEEPLRQDGPVATPQAPGGAVRITAFDTASGQALRQLAYQPDAIPHARRVPLGPQNNGVSEILADGTEHLLVLERAYSAGVGVSVRLYRVALNSGSDTLNLAALQPGQYRPVAKTLVADMAQLGLPQAVDNLEGMGWGPSLADGSRVLLLVSDDNFNPAQTTQFIALAWRNAPATVD; encoded by the coding sequence ATGAAGCAATGGCAAACGGGGTGGATACTGGGGCTGCTGCCCCTGCTGGCGGCTTGCACGGCACAGCCCGTGGCGCCGACGGCCTGGGTGTGCAACGGCAGTGCTGCACCCTGTGTGCGCGCCATCGGCATGCAGACCCTGGCGCGGGGCATGGACTACCAGGGCACCACCGTGGGTGGGCTGTCTGCCATCGACTACGACCCCGCGCATGACCGCTGGCTGCTGCTCAGCGATGACCGCAGCGCCCACCAGCCAGCACGTTTTTATACCGCACAGATCCGCTACAGCGCCCGGCAGCTGGAGCCGGTGCAGCTGACGGGCGTGGTCTTGCTGCAGGCCCCCGATGGCCTGCCCTATCCATCGGCCCGCCAGGCACGCGTCCAGCTGGCCGTGCCCGACCCCGAAGCCGCACGCTGGGCCCCCGGTGGCGACAGCCTGCTGTGGACCAGCGAGGGCGACCCGGCCCACGGCCATCCGCCCCAGTGGCTGGAGCATCACAGCGACGGCCGCTGGCTGCGCGAGCGCCCCCTGCCCGCCCTGCTGAGCGGCCCCTGGAAAGGCCAGAGCGGCCCGCGCAACAATGGCACGCTGGAGGGCATGGCCCTCAGCCCCGACGGCCGCACCACCTGGCTGGCCATGGAAGAACCGCTGCGCCAGGACGGCCCTGTGGCCACACCCCAGGCCCCCGGCGGCGCCGTGCGCATCACCGCGTTCGACACGGCCAGCGGCCAGGCACTGCGCCAGCTGGCCTATCAGCCCGACGCCATACCTCATGCGCGCCGCGTGCCCCTGGGGCCGCAGAACAACGGCGTGAGCGAAATCCTGGCCGACGGGACTGAGCATCTGCTGGTGCTGGAGCGTGCCTACAGCGCCGGCGTGGGCGTGTCTGTGCGGCTATACCGCGTGGCGCTGAACAGTGGCAGCGACACCCTGAACCTCGCCGCGCTGCAGCCCGGCCAGTACCGCCCTGTAGCCAAAACCCTGGTGGCCGACATGGCCCAGCTAGGCCTACCCCAGGCCGTAGACAACCTGGAGGGCATGGGCTGGGGGCCATCGCTGGCCGATGGCTCGCGTGTGCTGCTGCTGGTGTCGGACGACAACTTCAACCCCGCCCAGACCACCCAGTTCATCGCACTGGCCTGGCGCAATGCACCGGCCACAGTCGACTGA
- a CDS encoding MFS transporter has product MPLSFTGPAVALPALREALGGGPVALNWVTNAFMLSFGATLMAAGALADVHGRRRVFLWGVAVVGASALALAGVRGPGAILVFDGLRAVQGLGAAAALAAGTAALAQVFEDAQRMRAFSCVGTAFGVGLALGPLMSGWLLEHGGWRAVVLSVAGVALAAWALGWRCLPESRNPQAQGLDRGGALAFTVALALLTWAVLQAPERGWSDVGTLLPLAGAALAALVFVRVELACAHSMLDLSLFRLPRFVGVQLLAAAPAYAFVVLLVLLPVRFIGVEGMSPMEAGWRMLLLSLPMLVVPLLAGWLTRWCSAALLCLLGLLLCAAGLLWLGHCPPGSALAQMAGPLLLIGAGMGLPWGLMDGMAVSVVPRERAGMATGIFSTVRVAGEGIALAVVGAGLAALLAQELAGQQGALAADPRSLARAAQLLVTGDRQSAQALLGDMPLPALLQAYGRAFSCLLGWLAGMTVVTAVSVFAFLRTGQHAPHA; this is encoded by the coding sequence ATGCCCTTGAGCTTTACCGGGCCGGCCGTGGCCCTGCCTGCGCTGCGTGAGGCCCTGGGCGGAGGGCCTGTAGCGTTGAACTGGGTGACCAATGCCTTCATGCTGAGCTTTGGTGCCACGCTGATGGCCGCCGGCGCCCTGGCCGATGTCCATGGCCGGCGCCGCGTTTTTCTCTGGGGTGTGGCCGTGGTGGGGGCCAGTGCCCTGGCCCTGGCCGGTGTGCGCGGCCCAGGCGCCATCCTGGTGTTTGATGGTTTGCGGGCCGTGCAAGGCCTGGGTGCGGCAGCGGCCTTGGCGGCCGGTACGGCAGCCCTGGCCCAGGTGTTTGAGGACGCGCAGCGCATGCGGGCCTTCAGCTGTGTGGGCACGGCCTTTGGTGTGGGCCTGGCCCTGGGGCCACTGATGTCAGGCTGGTTGCTGGAGCATGGCGGCTGGCGTGCCGTGGTGCTGAGCGTGGCCGGGGTGGCGCTGGCTGCATGGGCATTGGGTTGGCGCTGTCTGCCTGAATCGCGCAATCCACAGGCCCAGGGCCTGGACCGTGGGGGCGCGTTGGCGTTCACGGTGGCCCTGGCCTTGCTGACCTGGGCTGTGCTGCAGGCGCCGGAGCGGGGCTGGAGCGATGTGGGGACGCTGCTGCCCCTGGCCGGGGCGGCGCTGGCGGCCTTGGTCTTTGTGCGTGTGGAACTGGCCTGCGCCCACTCCATGCTGGATTTGTCGCTGTTTCGCCTGCCGCGCTTTGTGGGTGTGCAATTACTGGCCGCAGCACCGGCCTATGCCTTTGTGGTGCTGCTGGTGTTGCTGCCTGTGCGCTTTATCGGTGTGGAAGGCATGTCGCCCATGGAGGCCGGCTGGCGCATGCTGCTGCTGTCCTTGCCCATGCTGGTCGTGCCCTTGCTGGCGGGTTGGCTCACGCGCTGGTGCTCGGCCGCGCTGCTGTGTCTGCTGGGCTTGCTGCTGTGCGCCGCGGGCTTGCTGTGGCTGGGGCATTGCCCTCCGGGAAGCGCCCTGGCGCAGATGGCCGGGCCGCTATTGCTGATAGGCGCTGGCATGGGCCTGCCCTGGGGCTTGATGGATGGCATGGCCGTCAGCGTGGTGCCGCGTGAGCGTGCGGGCATGGCCACCGGTATTTTCAGCACGGTGCGCGTGGCGGGCGAAGGGATTGCACTGGCCGTGGTGGGCGCAGGGCTGGCGGCCTTGCTGGCGCAGGAGCTGGCGGGCCAGCAGGGGGCACTTGCGGCAGACCCCCGCAGTCTGGCGCGGGCGGCCCAGCTGCTGGTGACGGGCGACCGGCAAAGCGCCCAGGCGCTGCTGGGGGACATGCCGCTGCCCGCGCTGCTCCAGGCCTATGGCCGCGCCTTTTCCTGCCTGCTGGGCTGGCTGGCCGGCATGACCGTGGTTACGGCGGTCAGCGTGTTTGCTTTCTTGCGCACGGGCCAGCATGCGCCGCATGCCTGA
- a CDS encoding group II truncated hemoglobin: MSEESPNTTAQTPFEWIGGEDRVRQLVDRFYDLMDLEPAYTELRAAHGSTLEDARQKLFWFLCGWLGGPDYFVERFGHPRLRMRHMPFSIGIKERDQWVACMDQAMGEVEVPAALRERLRDSFMQTADWMRNRGA; the protein is encoded by the coding sequence ATGTCAGAGGAATCCCCGAACACCACAGCCCAGACCCCTTTTGAATGGATAGGGGGCGAAGACCGCGTGCGCCAGCTGGTGGACCGTTTTTATGACTTGATGGATCTGGAGCCGGCCTATACCGAGCTGCGCGCCGCCCATGGCAGCACGCTGGAAGATGCCCGTCAGAAGCTGTTCTGGTTTCTGTGCGGCTGGCTGGGCGGGCCGGATTATTTTGTCGAGCGCTTCGGCCACCCGCGCCTGCGTATGCGCCATATGCCTTTTTCGATCGGTATCAAGGAGCGTGACCAGTGGGTGGCCTGCATGGACCAGGCCATGGGCGAGGTCGAGGTGCCCGCCGCGCTGCGCGAACGCCTGCGCGACAGCTTTATGCAGACGGCGGACTGGATGCGCAACCGGGGTGCTTAG
- a CDS encoding LysR family transcriptional regulator codes for MDSFQGMESFVRAADLLSFAEAGRSLGISASAVGKNVARLEQQLGLRLFHRSTRKVRLTQEGALFHQHCQRIFDALHDARAAMQAVAETPCGRLRVSLPTIGYRFLLPVLPAFQARYPLIDLDLDFNDHLVDVIEAGLDVVIRSGELADSRLVARRLGPFRFLLVASPAYLARHGVPQTPTDLARHHSLRYRFLGSGKLEEWVLPGLPDALPIALVCNNMEAMLGAAVAGMGVAYMPDFLAREALERGELQCLLAEQLTHSGQFSALWPSSRQLSPKVRAFVDFASQHLFTEGR; via the coding sequence CTGGACAGCTTTCAAGGCATGGAATCCTTTGTGCGCGCGGCCGACCTGCTGAGCTTTGCCGAGGCCGGGCGTTCGCTGGGCATTTCGGCCTCGGCCGTGGGCAAGAACGTGGCGCGGCTGGAGCAGCAGTTGGGCCTGCGCCTGTTCCACCGCTCCACGCGCAAAGTACGGCTCACACAAGAGGGCGCGCTGTTCCACCAGCATTGCCAGCGTATTTTTGATGCGCTGCACGATGCCCGCGCCGCCATGCAGGCCGTGGCGGAGACTCCCTGCGGCCGATTGCGTGTGAGCCTGCCCACCATTGGCTACCGCTTTTTGCTGCCGGTGCTGCCGGCCTTTCAGGCCCGCTACCCCTTGATTGATCTGGACCTGGACTTCAACGACCACCTGGTGGATGTCATCGAAGCCGGCCTGGACGTGGTGATCCGCAGCGGCGAGCTGGCCGATTCACGGCTGGTGGCACGCAGGCTGGGGCCGTTTCGCTTCCTCCTGGTGGCATCGCCGGCTTATCTAGCCCGGCATGGTGTGCCGCAGACGCCGACTGATCTGGCCCGCCACCACAGCCTGCGCTACCGCTTTCTGGGCAGCGGCAAGCTGGAGGAATGGGTACTGCCCGGCCTGCCGGATGCGCTGCCGATTGCCTTGGTCTGCAACAACATGGAAGCCATGCTGGGCGCCGCCGTCGCCGGCATGGGTGTGGCCTATATGCCGGACTTTCTGGCACGCGAGGCGCTGGAGCGCGGCGAGCTGCAGTGCCTGCTGGCCGAGCAGCTCACGCACAGCGGCCAGTTCTCTGCGCTGTGGCCCTCCAGCCGCCAGCTCTCGCCCAAGGTGCGGGCCTTTGTGGACTTTGCCAGCCAGCATCTTTTTACCGAGGGCCGATAA
- a CDS encoding LemA family protein, protein MGEWGVLGMVVLALLWAMVTLRRLRRLYRSVEAAYGQIDVQLQRRYALIAQWVDAARAYLAQETAVLECLLRACSEAQGAASTARLHPGQPGTMGALAMAEQGLNHELDRLRGLVSATPELRSDTHMQQLGDAIATAESHIGFTRQIYNDQVLGYNDHAARLPDLLVARLMGFAPLDMLVVAPGTRVRSVPQMPL, encoded by the coding sequence ATGGGCGAGTGGGGAGTGTTGGGTATGGTCGTGCTGGCCCTGTTGTGGGCCATGGTGACCCTGAGGCGTTTGCGCCGCCTGTATCGCAGTGTGGAAGCCGCTTATGGCCAGATTGATGTACAGCTGCAGCGGCGCTATGCGCTGATTGCCCAATGGGTGGATGCGGCCCGTGCCTATCTGGCGCAGGAAACCGCTGTGCTGGAATGTCTGCTTCGCGCCTGCAGCGAGGCCCAGGGGGCGGCCAGCACGGCCCGGCTGCATCCCGGCCAGCCCGGCACCATGGGGGCGCTGGCCATGGCAGAACAAGGGCTGAACCACGAGCTGGACCGGTTGCGTGGGCTGGTGTCCGCCACCCCCGAGCTGCGCTCCGATACCCATATGCAGCAGCTTGGAGATGCCATTGCCACGGCTGAAAGCCATATTGGATTCACCCGCCAGATCTACAACGACCAGGTGCTGGGCTACAACGACCACGCCGCGCGCCTGCCCGATCTGCTGGTGGCCAGACTGATGGGCTTTGCCCCCTTGGACATGCTGGTGGTGGCGCCTGGAACCCGCGTTCGTTCCGTACCCCAGATGCCGCTGTAG
- a CDS encoding threo-3-hydroxy-L-aspartate ammonia-lyase, with protein sequence MAQLPTYDDVVAAAARIRGQAHRTPVMTSRTVNEALGAEVFFKCEHLQRMGAFKFRGAFNALSRFTPEQRKGGALAFSSGNHAQAIALSAQILGMPATILMPQDAPVAKVEATRGYGAEVVLYDRYTEDREQLSRDLAAKQGMTLIPPYDHADVLCGQGTAAKELFEDVGQLDALFVPLGGGGLLSGTALATRALSPQCKLYGVEPEAGNDGQQSFRSGQIVRIPTPQTIADGAQTQYLGALTFAIIQRDVSDILTATDAELASAMGFLAARMKQLVEPTGCLGFAAARHHKDQLQGKRVGVILSGGNVDLQRFCSFQ encoded by the coding sequence ATGGCACAGCTTCCCACCTATGACGATGTCGTGGCCGCCGCCGCACGCATTCGCGGCCAGGCCCACCGCACCCCCGTCATGACTTCGCGCACGGTCAACGAAGCACTCGGGGCCGAGGTCTTCTTCAAATGCGAGCATCTGCAGCGCATGGGCGCCTTCAAATTCCGCGGTGCCTTCAATGCGCTTTCGCGCTTCACGCCCGAGCAGCGCAAGGGTGGGGCGCTGGCGTTTTCTTCGGGCAACCATGCCCAGGCGATTGCGCTGTCGGCCCAGATATTGGGCATGCCCGCCACCATCCTCATGCCCCAGGACGCGCCCGTGGCCAAGGTCGAGGCCACCCGGGGCTATGGCGCCGAAGTGGTGCTGTATGACCGCTATACCGAGGACCGCGAACAGCTGAGCCGTGATCTGGCCGCCAAGCAGGGCATGACCCTGATCCCGCCCTACGACCATGCCGATGTGCTGTGCGGCCAGGGCACGGCGGCCAAGGAGCTGTTCGAGGATGTGGGCCAGCTGGATGCGCTGTTCGTGCCCCTGGGCGGTGGTGGCCTGCTGTCGGGCACGGCCCTGGCCACGCGCGCCCTCAGCCCCCAGTGCAAGCTGTATGGCGTGGAGCCCGAGGCCGGCAATGACGGCCAGCAATCGTTTCGCAGCGGCCAGATCGTGCGCATCCCCACGCCACAGACCATTGCCGACGGTGCCCAGACCCAGTATCTGGGGGCACTGACCTTTGCCATCATCCAGCGCGATGTGAGCGACATCCTCACCGCCACCGATGCCGAACTGGCCTCGGCCATGGGATTTCTGGCCGCCCGCATGAAGCAGCTGGTGGAGCCCACGGGCTGCCTGGGCTTTGCTGCGGCCCGCCATCACAAAGACCAGCTGCAGGGCAAGCGCGTGGGCGTGATCCTCAGCGGCGGTAATGTGGACTTGCAGCGCTTTTGTAGTTTTCAATAA